A window from Streptomyces sp. NBC_00299 encodes these proteins:
- a CDS encoding PD-(D/E)XK motif protein, with protein MIDESVWQELEAHQQTPGRSTRRLHPDSPHDIQVSVTHPALRRMLLLGTDARTADTVRQEIHELPATRGLQLNLSSVSGNHYELQVMLTDDELTEVFTPLVSDIAEVVRDAPTTETAAEAAVRRYVRWQQLLRSVSRDGLSRQARCGLFGELHFLLEYVLPTFDQLTAVSSWTGPRQTNQDFQLPGAAVEVKATTARSPRTVQIASERQLDTADSTPLALAHLVLDDRQRGLGRSLNVLVDEIRARLTSPSASQRFESLLVQAGYLPNQRDLYDHDRYTLRRGEFWTVGQGFPRIVEAELPPGVGNCTYTIDVSALAPHSVTAEALVDLIRGTHG; from the coding sequence GTGATCGACGAGAGTGTGTGGCAGGAGCTGGAGGCCCACCAGCAGACCCCGGGCAGGTCCACCCGGCGGCTCCACCCCGACTCCCCGCACGACATCCAGGTGTCGGTGACGCACCCTGCCCTCCGGCGGATGCTGCTGCTCGGCACCGACGCCAGGACCGCCGACACCGTACGTCAGGAGATCCACGAACTGCCGGCCACCCGTGGCCTGCAGCTGAACCTGTCGTCGGTGTCCGGTAACCACTACGAGCTCCAGGTCATGCTCACTGACGACGAACTCACGGAGGTCTTCACCCCGCTCGTCTCCGACATCGCAGAGGTGGTGCGGGACGCACCGACAACCGAGACGGCGGCGGAGGCCGCGGTTCGCCGCTACGTCCGGTGGCAGCAGCTGCTGCGCTCTGTGTCGCGCGACGGACTGTCCCGACAGGCCCGGTGCGGCCTCTTCGGCGAACTCCACTTCCTCCTCGAGTACGTGTTGCCGACTTTCGACCAGCTCACCGCCGTCAGCTCTTGGACCGGACCGAGGCAGACGAACCAGGACTTCCAGCTGCCCGGTGCTGCGGTCGAGGTGAAGGCGACCACGGCCCGCTCCCCCCGGACGGTCCAGATCGCGAGCGAGCGGCAGCTGGACACGGCCGACTCGACGCCCCTCGCACTGGCCCACCTCGTCCTCGACGACCGGCAGCGGGGGCTCGGCAGGAGTCTGAACGTCTTGGTGGACGAGATACGGGCCCGTCTCACCTCACCGTCCGCCTCCCAGCGCTTCGAGAGCCTACTGGTCCAGGCCGGCTACCTGCCGAACCAGCGGGACCTCTACGACCACGATCGCTACACCCTGCGGCGCGGCGAGTTCTGGACGGTCGGGCAGGGTTTCCCCCGCATCGTCGAGGCCGAATTGCCGCCCGGGGTGGGTAACTGCACCTACACCATCGACGTGTCGGCCCTGGCCCCCCACAGCGTGACCGCCGAAGCACTGGTCGACCTGATCCGAGGAACCCATGGCTGA
- a CDS encoding DEAD/DEAH box helicase, with protein sequence MEAFGQLSKQDRSQAIQVLRWRLTPQDLRRVIEDLESGGRSRSKKSVEWIIAAVESGSGRPRSKLPEDQLAEFLVDRSGFGLLESRTLRERLALSASEDELETLHDYRGAERSRGGSRAKAKKIAERTWKPGKSWPRHFARVLDIPPAFAGLPGSTREPDTLEVAPFVPLRDLEDFQQDLKEQVIEVLSGAPGANRGVLTLPTGAGKTRTAVESLIEWRLSQPHRQTVLWIAQSEELCEQAVQAFREVWTDLGHRNDQVRHTMEIARLWGSASVPSNPDIVVASIQKLGSVLRGTNDDTQQELELLRENLGAVVVDEAHRMLAPSYSDVLRFLGIELGQKAPVPVIGLTATPFRRVDAETRQLAERFHSKLLSSRSLGDDIVSELRRRDVLSRPEHKVLSYAGPGFRMDDVESHRAHFDQFKDFHPDFLRKIGESDARNRALLEQLLELPPDCPTLFFGCTVEHSIAMAVLLRRAGRAAEVVTSHTRSATRRALIEQFRDKRLSVLCNYGVLTTGFDAPAVRALVVGRPTTSPVLYEQMIGRGMRGQRFGGTKSCLVVDIEDNIRFSGQLAYERYSDYWSSNQSRT encoded by the coding sequence GTGGAAGCCTTCGGCCAGTTGAGCAAGCAGGACCGCTCCCAAGCGATCCAAGTACTGCGCTGGCGTCTCACCCCGCAGGATCTGCGAAGGGTGATCGAGGATCTCGAGAGCGGAGGGAGATCTCGCTCCAAGAAGTCGGTGGAATGGATCATCGCGGCGGTCGAGAGCGGATCCGGAAGGCCGCGGTCAAAGCTTCCCGAGGACCAGCTTGCCGAGTTCCTGGTCGACAGGTCGGGCTTCGGTCTTCTCGAGTCCCGGACGCTACGGGAACGGCTTGCACTTTCCGCATCGGAGGACGAGCTGGAGACGCTGCACGACTACCGAGGTGCCGAACGCAGCCGTGGTGGGAGCAGAGCCAAAGCCAAGAAGATCGCGGAGCGCACGTGGAAGCCCGGTAAGAGCTGGCCTCGCCACTTCGCACGAGTCCTCGATATCCCACCTGCCTTTGCCGGCCTGCCGGGGAGTACACGGGAGCCGGACACGCTGGAAGTTGCCCCCTTCGTGCCTCTCCGAGACCTGGAGGACTTCCAACAGGACCTCAAGGAGCAGGTGATCGAGGTGCTCTCCGGGGCACCGGGCGCCAACCGTGGTGTTCTGACCCTGCCCACAGGAGCCGGCAAGACAAGGACCGCGGTGGAGAGCCTCATCGAGTGGCGCCTCTCCCAGCCACACCGTCAGACCGTTCTCTGGATCGCCCAGAGCGAGGAGCTGTGCGAGCAGGCGGTCCAGGCGTTCCGTGAGGTGTGGACCGACCTGGGGCACCGCAATGACCAGGTACGGCACACTATGGAGATTGCCCGACTTTGGGGAAGCGCCTCGGTCCCGAGCAACCCCGACATCGTGGTGGCCAGCATCCAGAAGCTTGGCTCGGTTCTTCGAGGCACCAATGACGACACACAACAGGAACTCGAGCTGCTGCGCGAGAACCTGGGTGCGGTGGTTGTGGACGAGGCGCACCGGATGCTGGCCCCCAGCTACAGCGATGTCCTGCGGTTCCTGGGAATCGAACTCGGGCAGAAAGCCCCGGTTCCCGTCATCGGGCTGACAGCCACACCCTTTCGGAGGGTCGACGCCGAGACTCGCCAGCTGGCGGAGAGGTTCCACAGCAAGCTTCTCAGCTCCCGCTCCTTGGGGGACGACATCGTGTCCGAGCTCCGTCGGCGGGACGTCCTGTCACGGCCTGAGCACAAGGTGCTCTCCTATGCCGGTCCCGGGTTCCGGATGGACGACGTCGAAAGCCACCGTGCACATTTCGACCAGTTCAAGGACTTCCACCCTGACTTCCTCCGTAAGATCGGTGAATCGGACGCGAGGAACCGTGCCCTGCTCGAGCAACTGCTCGAACTACCGCCGGACTGCCCGACGCTGTTCTTCGGCTGCACCGTAGAACACTCCATAGCAATGGCTGTTCTGCTGCGACGCGCCGGCCGAGCTGCGGAGGTCGTCACCTCCCATACGCGCAGTGCGACGCGGCGTGCACTCATCGAACAGTTCCGCGACAAACGTCTGTCCGTTCTCTGCAACTACGGCGTCCTCACGACCGGCTTCGACGCACCGGCGGTACGAGCCCTGGTAGTCGGTCGTCCCACCACCAGCCCGGTCCTGTACGAGCAGATGATCGGTCGAGGCATGCGCGGACAGCGATTCGGTGGAACGAAGAGCTGCCTGGTCGTGGACATCGAGGACAACATCCGCTTCAGCGGACAACTAGCGTACGAGCGGTACTCCGACTACTGGTCGAGCAATCAGAGCCGCACGTAG
- a CDS encoding ATP-binding protein: MDFDVAAPDPAGMVASLSSLGYSLPAAVADLVDNSVSAEAKNIDVDFTWDGQSSWIAVTDDGRGMTEPDLVTAMTVAARGPSAERSATDLGRFGVGLKSASFSQCRKLTVATVRDGTWHVRTWDLGVVEHYKEWRLLRDPGDTTTTLLRRIAGSMQHGTVVLWEQLSGYHNTAVTIDDEKTQAQFYAEAERTESHLSMVFARFLQRPARCRIRVRGSDLSPWDPFLSTHPSVQRIPWEPLPLGSQSVRVEPFILPTAQRLSEAEYESAAGQRGWLGQQGFYVYRRDRLILAGDWLGIRGLRREEKYNLARIAVDIPAETDADWGVDVRKASVVPPVSLRRHLERIARYTREAASRSARQRGQVVSRAHGDPLKFAWNVKRHDGRIVLRINRRHPLVKAAMDDHNGNPDVVRSMVRLLEETVPVTALRMLHETDTVDDPEPFGGPGPAAPETVDIARQVYEALLAQGRSPEDARGVLSSMSPFDEQQGFWNS; this comes from the coding sequence ATGGACTTCGACGTCGCCGCTCCCGACCCTGCTGGCATGGTGGCGTCGCTCAGTTCGCTCGGCTACTCGCTTCCCGCCGCCGTCGCAGACCTCGTGGACAACAGTGTCTCGGCAGAGGCCAAGAACATCGACGTCGACTTCACGTGGGACGGACAGAGTTCCTGGATCGCTGTGACCGACGACGGCAGGGGGATGACGGAGCCCGATCTGGTGACCGCCATGACGGTGGCGGCGCGCGGCCCGTCCGCCGAACGGAGTGCCACGGATCTCGGCCGTTTCGGTGTGGGGCTGAAGTCCGCCTCCTTCTCCCAGTGCCGCAAGCTCACTGTCGCCACGGTCAGGGACGGGACCTGGCACGTTCGGACGTGGGACCTCGGCGTTGTGGAGCACTACAAGGAGTGGCGGCTCCTCCGTGACCCCGGCGACACGACCACGACTCTCCTGCGTCGAATAGCGGGAAGTATGCAGCACGGGACCGTCGTCCTGTGGGAGCAGCTCTCCGGTTACCACAACACCGCCGTGACCATCGACGACGAGAAGACGCAGGCCCAGTTCTATGCGGAGGCGGAGCGCACTGAATCCCACCTCTCGATGGTCTTCGCTCGTTTCCTGCAGCGTCCTGCCCGTTGCCGGATCCGGGTGCGCGGTTCCGATCTCTCCCCGTGGGACCCGTTCCTGTCCACGCACCCGTCGGTACAGCGGATCCCCTGGGAGCCCCTGCCGCTGGGATCGCAGTCGGTGCGCGTGGAGCCCTTCATTCTCCCGACGGCACAGCGTCTCTCGGAGGCCGAGTACGAGTCGGCTGCCGGGCAGAGGGGATGGCTGGGACAGCAGGGGTTCTACGTTTACCGCCGGGACCGCCTGATCCTGGCCGGTGACTGGCTGGGGATCCGCGGCCTGCGGCGCGAGGAGAAGTACAACCTCGCGCGGATCGCCGTGGACATACCGGCGGAGACCGACGCCGACTGGGGCGTGGACGTGCGCAAGGCGAGCGTGGTTCCCCCCGTCTCCTTGCGTCGTCACCTGGAGAGGATCGCCAGGTACACGCGCGAGGCGGCCTCCCGTTCCGCACGACAGCGTGGTCAGGTCGTTTCGCGGGCGCACGGTGACCCCCTGAAGTTCGCCTGGAACGTGAAGCGTCACGACGGCCGGATCGTTCTGCGCATCAACAGAAGGCACCCCTTGGTGAAGGCAGCGATGGACGACCACAACGGCAACCCGGACGTCGTCCGCTCGATGGTCCGCCTCCTTGAGGAGACGGTCCCGGTCACGGCGCTCCGCATGCTCCACGAGACGGACACGGTCGACGACCCCGAACCCTTCGGCGGTCCAGGGCCAGCCGCTCCGGAGACCGTCGACATCGCCCGCCAGGTGTACGAAGCGCTCTTGGCCCAGGGCCGCTCCCCTGAGGACGCCCGCGGAGTACTCAGCTCCATGTCTCCCTTCGACGAACAACAAGGTTTCTGGAACTCCTGA
- a CDS encoding DUF1998 domain-containing protein, whose amino-acid sequence MSRPYQEVRPSQFVITLGPGSILETGSGPVVLKSMDTLFNEIGRNPQDFEIVDKRLSRLELDGARIARVPTNAELGLPSDRTIYPTHAFPFWSLCTQHRPHQVLYETGSGCPECPSVSAPQRREKAGREAIRFVQACENGHLDEVHWHGLVHEGAACDTKHYLWHGGGRALRLVRIECPRCHVTANFGQAYAKSWRCSGRIVEHGGRPVPTTARCVKKARIVQRGAANLRLTLLQSALTIMDMPTRLHDILNDPSLTGAVGALHRRGLLDQVALMEEAEQAGLAPGAIEYLKQTAWSEISKALDQLLGAGNTGSSSLRDDELDRLRQAATCGVPAVPHPHPGSPPLFEVHQDDVRLVQGPDRRHGLRVAPVSRLRMVMVQTGYQRLDPQKAQKMSTAFGWNGTTWYPGIELFGEGVFIDLAGASLSPAGSRANQWNDRFRSDPHGDPSLHPVHVWWHTLSHRLLRSLSVDSGYSSAAIRERVYLSVQDGKVTGSGLLLYAVQPGGDGTLGGLVALVNRFEHVLSHALRDVESCSNDPLCQEAPSVGAEGVACYSCLLASETSCEHRNQGLDRLLLAENLP is encoded by the coding sequence ATGAGCCGTCCCTACCAGGAGGTCCGCCCCTCTCAGTTCGTCATCACCCTCGGCCCTGGAAGCATTCTCGAGACAGGATCCGGGCCGGTCGTACTCAAGTCGATGGACACGCTCTTCAACGAGATCGGCCGTAACCCCCAGGACTTCGAGATCGTCGACAAACGGCTCTCACGACTCGAGCTGGACGGTGCACGCATCGCTCGTGTGCCAACCAATGCCGAACTCGGGCTTCCCTCGGACAGAACGATCTACCCCACCCACGCGTTTCCATTCTGGTCCCTGTGCACACAGCACCGACCGCACCAGGTTCTGTACGAGACGGGAAGCGGATGTCCGGAGTGCCCATCGGTGTCGGCACCGCAGCGTCGGGAGAAGGCGGGGCGTGAGGCGATCCGTTTCGTGCAGGCATGCGAGAACGGTCACTTGGACGAGGTTCATTGGCACGGACTTGTACACGAGGGGGCAGCTTGTGACACGAAGCACTACCTGTGGCACGGAGGTGGCCGCGCCCTCCGACTCGTCCGCATTGAGTGCCCCCGTTGCCACGTGACCGCGAACTTCGGCCAGGCGTACGCGAAGTCCTGGCGCTGTAGCGGCCGCATCGTGGAGCACGGGGGGCGCCCGGTGCCGACAACGGCGCGGTGCGTGAAGAAGGCGCGCATCGTCCAGCGAGGAGCTGCCAACCTACGGCTCACCCTGCTCCAGAGCGCACTGACGATCATGGATATGCCGACCCGCCTTCACGACATCCTGAACGACCCATCCCTAACGGGAGCAGTCGGTGCACTCCATCGCCGCGGTCTCCTCGACCAGGTCGCGCTCATGGAAGAGGCGGAGCAGGCCGGGCTTGCCCCGGGTGCCATCGAGTACTTGAAACAGACAGCCTGGTCCGAGATCAGCAAGGCGCTTGACCAACTGCTGGGGGCCGGTAACACGGGCTCGTCGTCGCTACGTGACGACGAGCTCGACCGCCTTCGCCAAGCGGCGACCTGTGGTGTTCCGGCGGTACCCCACCCGCATCCTGGCTCGCCTCCGCTGTTCGAGGTTCACCAGGATGACGTGCGCCTCGTACAGGGCCCCGACCGGCGTCATGGGCTGCGCGTCGCACCCGTCAGCCGTCTCCGCATGGTCATGGTCCAGACCGGCTACCAGCGGTTGGACCCGCAGAAGGCCCAGAAGATGTCCACCGCTTTCGGCTGGAACGGCACCACCTGGTACCCGGGCATCGAGCTCTTCGGCGAGGGCGTCTTCATCGATCTCGCTGGTGCCTCGCTCTCCCCGGCAGGCAGCCGGGCCAACCAGTGGAACGATCGGTTCAGGAGTGATCCACACGGTGATCCGTCGCTCCACCCCGTACACGTCTGGTGGCACACTCTCTCCCACCGCCTCCTCAGATCGCTCTCAGTGGACTCCGGGTACTCGTCCGCAGCGATCCGCGAGCGGGTCTATCTCAGCGTGCAGGACGGCAAGGTCACGGGCAGTGGACTCCTCCTCTACGCGGTCCAACCCGGAGGCGATGGCACCCTTGGGGGGCTGGTCGCCCTCGTCAACCGGTTCGAGCACGTTCTTTCGCACGCGCTACGAGACGTCGAGAGCTGTTCGAACGACCCGTTGTGCCAGGAGGCGCCGTCGGTGGGGGCGGAGGGAGTCGCCTGCTACTCGTGTCTCCTGGCGTCAGAGACCTCGTGTGAGCACCGCAACCAGGGGTTGGACCGCCTTCTTCTCGCTGAGAACCTACCGTGA
- a CDS encoding Z1 domain-containing protein, giving the protein MSTPEDTLEKAEQTAVLLLPGDRQATPAEVDFAVNTAVSILAAQGITVERDQVRKVLEARASVFQADSSAMKNDEGHVPWLADAKADRKWDFWDRYRRYLLSVSKLPTQVVRRLDQSTDDVLGELEDPQREGAWRRTGLVIGQVQSGKTGQFIGLAAKAADAGYRLIVVFAGIHNDLRSQTQLRIDEGLLGFDTQYQFRSDDDAHRHIGVGAMSHDKRLKAASLTTSHEKGDFARKTAVSANVPVGSVPVVLVVKKNRRIIDNLRDWVIDNHGVEDPETGRMVVPDLPLFVIDDEADNAGVNTSKDPDTNPSAINKAIRRLVNSFTKASYVGYTATPFANIYISPDTDHDELGPDLFPESFIRTLRAPSNYLGPERVFGLQTDGDEEDIEPLPLIRQIKDTDLWVPDKHKSHHRVPDFLPESLQRAIRSFVLTCAARRARGQVAVHNSMLVHVTRFTAVQQQVRDQIDAHVRLLFDVLQDRFSSAREELEEELRELWDEDFVPCTEDMTGDRLDWEDVEPHLHAALGKITVMAVNGAAKDALQYYERRETGLSVIAVGGEKLSRGLTLEGLSVSYYLRASKTYDTLLQMGRWFGYRPRYEDLCRLYTTRTLQRQYAEITAATDELRRDVEEMAAVGLTPREYGLKVRTSSLGLGITASNKMRQGTRVRLSYSGELPETTIFDLSEKAVRNNYELLESFVARLDALSAGEADERSGSITWSGIAASDITEGFLDSYLTDRQAQRVRPAFIAEYVRQCAKQGELGNWTIRLASRLPEGAPDEIAGHSIGLITRSHSKSSEVVPGRYTIKRVLSPADELCDLTPEQYERALKATQEAAKGQLNRKGEPLDPDTPRGRPLRHQRRPDQPLLLLYPLSPAEVAKSSGNPEPVAPLVGFAISFPFSRHQLKTEYVVNDIWFKQDMEFDDFEDEE; this is encoded by the coding sequence GTGAGCACCCCCGAAGACACTCTCGAGAAAGCCGAGCAGACAGCGGTGCTGCTCCTGCCTGGCGACCGGCAGGCAACGCCGGCCGAGGTCGACTTCGCCGTGAACACCGCGGTCAGCATCCTCGCTGCCCAGGGGATCACTGTGGAGCGGGACCAGGTGCGGAAGGTGCTCGAGGCCCGGGCCTCCGTGTTCCAGGCTGATTCCTCCGCGATGAAGAACGACGAGGGCCACGTGCCCTGGCTCGCCGACGCGAAGGCCGACCGGAAGTGGGACTTCTGGGACCGTTACCGGCGTTACCTCCTGAGTGTCTCCAAGCTCCCGACGCAGGTCGTGCGCCGACTCGACCAGAGCACCGACGACGTTCTCGGTGAGCTGGAAGACCCTCAGCGGGAAGGTGCCTGGCGCCGGACCGGGCTCGTGATCGGACAGGTCCAGTCCGGCAAGACAGGGCAGTTCATCGGGCTCGCCGCGAAGGCAGCCGACGCAGGCTACCGGCTCATCGTGGTGTTCGCCGGGATCCACAACGACCTGCGCAGCCAGACCCAGCTCCGTATCGACGAGGGGCTCCTTGGGTTCGACACCCAGTACCAGTTCCGCTCGGACGACGACGCGCATCGTCATATCGGTGTCGGCGCGATGTCGCACGACAAGCGCCTGAAGGCCGCGTCGCTCACCACCAGTCACGAGAAGGGGGACTTCGCCCGTAAGACGGCGGTCTCCGCGAACGTGCCGGTGGGCAGCGTTCCGGTGGTCCTCGTGGTCAAGAAGAACCGGCGGATCATCGACAACCTGCGGGACTGGGTGATCGACAACCACGGCGTGGAGGACCCGGAGACCGGCCGGATGGTCGTTCCCGACCTCCCCTTGTTCGTGATCGACGACGAAGCTGACAACGCCGGGGTGAACACCTCCAAGGACCCCGACACCAACCCGTCGGCGATCAACAAGGCCATCAGGCGGTTGGTCAACAGCTTCACGAAGGCGTCCTACGTCGGCTACACAGCGACCCCCTTCGCGAACATCTACATCAGCCCCGACACTGACCACGACGAGCTGGGCCCCGATCTCTTCCCGGAGAGTTTCATCCGCACCCTGCGGGCGCCGTCAAACTACCTCGGTCCCGAGCGTGTCTTCGGTCTGCAGACCGACGGCGACGAGGAGGACATCGAGCCGCTGCCACTCATAAGGCAGATCAAGGACACAGACCTCTGGGTGCCGGACAAGCACAAGTCCCACCACCGGGTTCCCGACTTCCTGCCGGAGTCGCTGCAGCGCGCCATCCGGTCCTTCGTTCTGACCTGCGCGGCACGTCGAGCTCGAGGGCAGGTCGCCGTGCACAACTCCATGCTGGTGCATGTGACCCGCTTCACGGCCGTGCAGCAGCAGGTCCGCGACCAGATCGACGCCCACGTGCGTCTCCTCTTCGATGTTCTCCAAGACCGGTTCAGCAGTGCCCGCGAAGAACTCGAGGAAGAGCTGCGGGAGCTCTGGGATGAGGACTTCGTCCCGTGCACCGAGGACATGACCGGGGACAGGCTCGACTGGGAGGACGTCGAACCGCATCTCCACGCCGCCCTCGGGAAGATCACCGTCATGGCTGTCAACGGTGCGGCGAAGGACGCTCTCCAGTACTACGAGCGCCGGGAGACCGGCCTGTCGGTCATCGCCGTAGGCGGCGAGAAGCTCTCCCGCGGTCTGACCCTCGAAGGGCTGTCGGTCAGCTACTACCTGCGTGCCTCCAAGACGTACGACACCCTGCTGCAGATGGGTCGCTGGTTCGGCTACCGTCCCCGCTACGAAGACCTGTGCCGCCTGTACACGACACGTACGCTGCAGCGCCAGTACGCGGAGATCACTGCGGCCACCGACGAACTCCGGCGCGACGTCGAGGAGATGGCCGCGGTGGGACTCACCCCCCGCGAGTACGGTCTCAAGGTCAGAACCTCGTCGCTCGGCCTCGGCATCACGGCCTCCAACAAGATGAGGCAGGGCACGCGCGTCCGCCTCAGCTATTCCGGCGAGCTTCCCGAGACGACCATCTTCGACCTCTCCGAGAAGGCGGTTCGCAACAACTACGAACTCCTCGAGTCGTTCGTAGCGCGCCTCGACGCGCTCTCCGCGGGGGAGGCGGACGAGCGGAGCGGAAGCATCACTTGGAGCGGCATCGCAGCCTCGGACATCACCGAGGGTTTCCTCGACTCCTACCTCACCGACCGGCAGGCCCAACGGGTGCGGCCGGCCTTCATCGCAGAGTACGTACGCCAGTGCGCCAAGCAGGGCGAGCTGGGCAACTGGACAATCCGCCTCGCCAGCCGATTGCCCGAGGGAGCGCCGGACGAGATCGCGGGTCATTCCATCGGCCTCATCACGCGCAGCCACTCCAAGTCCTCGGAGGTCGTCCCCGGCCGCTACACGATCAAGCGCGTCCTCAGCCCTGCCGACGAGCTCTGCGATCTGACCCCGGAACAGTACGAGCGTGCGCTAAAGGCCACGCAGGAAGCCGCGAAGGGCCAGCTCAACAGGAAGGGCGAACCGCTCGATCCCGACACCCCCCGTGGTCGGCCTCTGCGTCACCAGCGCCGCCCTGACCAGCCGTTGCTTCTGCTGTATCCCCTCAGCCCTGCCGAGGTGGCCAAGTCGTCGGGGAACCCCGAGCCGGTCGCTCCGCTGGTCGGGTTCGCCATCAGCTTCCCGTTCTCCCGCCATCAGTTGAAGACCGAGTACGTGGTGAACGACATCTGGTTCAAGCAGGACATGGAGTTCGACGACTTCGAGGACGAAGAGTGA